One genomic window of Hippocampus zosterae strain Florida chromosome 12, ASM2543408v3, whole genome shotgun sequence includes the following:
- the wnt6b gene encoding LOW QUALITY PROTEIN: protein Wnt-6 (The sequence of the model RefSeq protein was modified relative to this genomic sequence to represent the inferred CDS: deleted 1 base in 1 codon), which produces MSVRLSRPQLALFFILLCPVNIIGLWWAVGSPLLMDPNSICRKAKRLVGKQAELCQTQPEIISEVAKGARLGIRECQYQFKYRRWNCTSHNKYFGKILQQDIRETAFVYAITAAGVSHAVTQACSMGDLLQCGCEATRNRAPPKPLSSSSSSSSSSVDGSKWEWGGCGDDVEFGYEKSKQFMDAKRRRGKSDIRTLVDLHNNEAGRLAVKLYMRTECKCHGLSSSCTLRTCWKKMPHFREVGERLLERFNGASKVMGGNDGKTLIPVGQNIKPPDRQDLIYSDESPDFCLANRKTGSLGTRGRMCNSTAMDISGCDLLCCQRGYRQETLVFEENCLCRFHWCCVVQCKKCSIQKTLSLCH; this is translated from the exons GGCGGTGGGCAGTCCGCTGCTGATGGATCCGAACAGCATCTGCAGGAAGGCGAAGCGCCTGGTGGGGAAGCAGGCGGAGCTGTGCCAGACTCAGCCGGAGATCATCAGCGAGGTGGCCAAAGGGGCCAGGCTGGGCATCAGGGAGTGCCAGTACCAGTTCAAGTACCGCCGGTGGAACTGCACCAGCCACAACAAGTACTTTGGCAAAATTCTACAGCAAG ATATCCGGGAGACGGCGTTCGTGTACGCCATCACGGCAGCCGGCGTGAGCCACGCGGTGACCCAGGCCTGCAGTATGGGGGACCTGCTGCAGTGCGGCTGCGAGGCCACCAGGAACAGAGCCCCGCCCAAACCtctctcgtcgtcgtcgtcgtcgtcgtcctcctccgttGACGGGTCCAAGTGGGAGTGGGGCGGTTGCGGAGACGACGTGGAGTTTGGTTATGAGAAGTCTAAGCAGTTCATGGATGCCAAGAGGAGACGAGGCAAAAGCGACATCAGGACACTCGTTGACCTGCACAACAACGAGGCTGGCcgactg gcAGTGAAGCTCTACATGCGGACAGAGTGCAAGTGCCACGGACTGTCCAGCTCGTGCACGTTACGCACCTGCTGGAAGAAGATGCCCCATTTCCGCGAGGTGGGCGAGCGCCTCCTGGAGCGATTCAACGGCGCTTCCAAAGTGATGGGCGGCAACGACGGCAAGACTCTGATCCCCGTCGGACAGAACATCAAGCCGCCGGACAGGCAGGATCTGATCTACTCGGACGAATCGCCCGACTTCTGTCTGGCCAACCGTAAAACGGGTTCGCTGGGCACGCGG GGGCGCATGTGCAACAGCACCGCCATGGACATCAGCGGCTGCGACCTGCTGTGCTGCCAGCGCGGCTACCGCCAGGAAACGTTGGTGTTTGAGGAGAACTGTCTGTGTCGCTTCCACTGGTGCTGTGTGGTCCAGTGCAAAAAGTGCTCCATCCAAAAGACCCTTAGTCTGTGTCACTGA